The Helicobacter mustelae genome has a segment encoding these proteins:
- the plsX gene encoding phosphate acyltransferase PlsX: MKIAIDAMGADNGVYPIVEGVREALKNKDFFAYLVGDSEQISEALKQNKSSRIEIVHCQDFIRMEEQASAAAKRKESSIYVAMEMCKEKKADALISAGHSGATMSLATLRLGRINGVSRPAICTMMPTISERPSLVLDVGANTDCKPEFLVDFALMGYEYAKSVLGYPNPRVGLLSNGEEDTKGNELVKETFKILKDYDFFKGNVEGNDIFNASVDVVVCDGYTGNIALKVSEGVASSVSYLLKKEIKKSYFSMLMASLLKGAFSSLKQKMDYAEYGGAPLLGINGNVIISHGKSNARAIECAIYQAIRTIESDVSNKIQNAMKKRLS, from the coding sequence ATCAAAATAGCAATCGATGCAATGGGAGCAGATAATGGTGTCTATCCCATTGTTGAGGGGGTCAGAGAAGCGCTGAAAAACAAGGATTTTTTCGCGTATTTGGTGGGGGATTCTGAGCAGATCTCAGAGGCATTGAAGCAGAATAAATCTTCCAGGATCGAGATTGTGCATTGTCAGGATTTTATCCGCATGGAGGAGCAGGCCTCAGCAGCAGCAAAGCGCAAGGAGTCTTCCATCTATGTAGCCATGGAAATGTGCAAAGAAAAGAAGGCAGATGCTTTGATTTCTGCTGGACATAGCGGAGCTACAATGAGTTTGGCTACCTTGAGACTGGGGCGCATCAATGGCGTGAGTCGCCCAGCCATTTGCACCATGATGCCTACGATATCTGAGAGGCCAAGCCTGGTGCTGGATGTCGGGGCTAACACCGATTGCAAACCAGAATTTTTAGTAGATTTTGCCTTAATGGGGTATGAATATGCCAAGAGTGTTTTGGGCTATCCCAATCCCCGAGTGGGACTACTCTCTAATGGCGAGGAAGACACCAAGGGCAATGAACTAGTCAAAGAAACCTTTAAAATCCTCAAGGATTATGATTTTTTCAAGGGGAATGTAGAGGGAAATGATATTTTTAATGCCTCCGTGGATGTGGTGGTATGCGATGGCTATACGGGAAATATCGCCCTCAAAGTAAGCGAGGGAGTGGCAAGCTCTGTGTCTTATCTTCTCAAAAAAGAGATTAAAAAATCCTATTTCTCCATGCTAATGGCCTCATTGCTCAAAGGAGCATTTAGCTCTTTGAAGCAGAAGATGGATTATGCAGAATATGGAGGTGCGCCCCTGCTTGGAATCAATGGCAATGTTATTATCAGTCATGGCAAAAGCAATGCACGCGCCATTGAATGCGCGATTTATCAGGCTATTAGGACCATCGAGTCAGATGTCTCCAACAAAATCCAAAATGCCATGAAAAAAAGGTTGTCTTGA
- the rpmF gene encoding 50S ribosomal protein L32, protein MAVPKRRVSKTRAAKRRTHYKITLAAPIRDKDGSWKMPHYINKFTGSYKA, encoded by the coding sequence ATGGCAGTTCCCAAAAGACGCGTAAGCAAAACAAGAGCAGCAAAGAGGAGAACACATTACAAAATCACACTCGCAGCACCCATCAGAGACAAGGATGGTAGCTGGAAAATGCCCCATTACATCAATAAGTTTACGGGTTCCTACAAAGCATAA
- a CDS encoding DUF177 domain-containing protein yields MKISFRKITSQPKDYVFETLGMHLECEIFRKFENLFCLKGILSGVVKLQCARSGEEFLKPIEQELVLYIADGIWDVQSQSKLESFDVIEFFDGFIDIKAIISDEMELIKSDYHIKE; encoded by the coding sequence ATGAAGATTTCTTTTAGAAAAATCACTTCACAACCAAAAGATTATGTTTTTGAAACTCTAGGGATGCACCTGGAATGTGAGATTTTTCGAAAATTTGAAAATCTATTCTGTCTCAAAGGTATTCTATCTGGCGTGGTAAAGTTGCAGTGCGCACGTAGTGGGGAAGAATTCCTAAAGCCCATAGAGCAGGAGTTGGTTTTGTATATTGCAGATGGAATATGGGATGTACAAAGCCAATCAAAACTAGAGAGCTTTGATGTCATAGAATTTTTTGATGGCTTTATTGATATTAAGGCAATCATTTCTGATGAAATGGAATTGATCAAATCAGATTATCACATAAAGGAGTAA